In one window of Methanolobus mangrovi DNA:
- a CDS encoding sodium-dependent transporter has translation MTHEGQNNEEREQLASRIGFLLISAGCAIGLGNIWRFPYITGKYGGAAFVLIYLAFLILLGFPILLMEYSIGRAGKLNIAGAMRKLEPKGSKWHLFGYMGIIGNILLVMFYTTVAGWGLAYIYYSITGSFNGLGPQEIGSFFGTFLSKTLEIVFWMALVVISGFWVCSKGLQKGAERVSKNLMAGMFIILLILVFKSVTLPGASAGIAFYLKPDFSLIGKEAVYAAMGQAFFTLSAGAGGMAIFGSYIGKERSLPGEAINVVALDTSIALLAGLVIFPAAFAFGIDAGSGPELIFVTLPNIFNQMTGGQVWGFLFFIFLSFAAMSTVIAIFENIMAFTIDEWGWKRKKAALVNTIGIFILSLPCALSFGPLSSIQPLGPGSGILDLEDFIFTSNILPIGALSIVMFCTLKMGWGWDKFVKEANAGKGKKIPEWISPYARYVLSLIVLTILVQGWVNLLR, from the coding sequence ATGACACATGAAGGACAGAACAACGAGGAAAGAGAACAACTGGCCAGTAGAATTGGTTTCCTGTTAATCTCAGCAGGTTGTGCCATCGGACTTGGCAACATATGGCGTTTTCCATATATCACAGGAAAATACGGAGGAGCTGCTTTTGTTCTCATTTATCTTGCATTTCTCATATTACTTGGATTTCCAATTCTCCTTATGGAATATTCTATTGGAAGAGCAGGGAAACTGAACATTGCCGGTGCGATGAGAAAACTGGAACCAAAGGGTAGCAAATGGCATCTGTTTGGATATATGGGTATTATAGGAAATATCCTGCTTGTAATGTTCTATACTACGGTAGCCGGATGGGGACTTGCATACATATATTATTCGATCACCGGAAGTTTCAACGGACTTGGACCGCAGGAAATAGGCAGCTTTTTTGGAACTTTTCTCAGTAAAACATTAGAGATAGTTTTCTGGATGGCTCTTGTTGTTATTAGTGGGTTCTGGGTGTGCTCAAAAGGACTTCAAAAAGGTGCTGAAAGGGTAAGCAAGAATCTTATGGCTGGAATGTTTATAATATTGCTGATCCTTGTCTTTAAATCAGTAACTCTTCCAGGAGCTTCTGCAGGAATTGCCTTTTATTTGAAACCTGATTTCAGTTTGATAGGCAAGGAAGCTGTTTATGCAGCCATGGGACAGGCTTTCTTTACATTGAGTGCAGGTGCCGGGGGAATGGCAATATTTGGAAGTTACATTGGAAAAGAGCGTTCTCTTCCCGGAGAAGCGATCAATGTGGTTGCACTTGATACGTCTATTGCCCTTCTTGCAGGACTGGTTATATTCCCTGCTGCTTTTGCTTTTGGAATTGATGCAGGCTCCGGACCTGAACTCATTTTTGTAACCCTCCCCAATATATTCAATCAAATGACTGGAGGGCAGGTATGGGGTTTTCTTTTCTTTATCTTCCTTTCCTTTGCTGCAATGTCAACAGTTATCGCTATTTTTGAGAATATAATGGCTTTTACAATTGATGAATGGGGATGGAAGCGCAAAAAAGCGGCCCTTGTTAATACTATTGGAATATTCATTCTCTCACTTCCATGCGCGCTTAGCTTTGGTCCTCTGAGCAGCATACAGCCCTTGGGACCAGGTAGTGGAATACTTGATCTGGAGGATTTTATCTTTACCAGCAATATTCTTCCGATCGGGGCTTTATCGATAGTTATGTTCTGCACCCTGAAGATGGGATGGGGATGGGATAAATTCGTAAAGGAGGCAAATGCCGGAAAAGGAAAGAAAATACCTGAATGGATCAGTCCATATGCAAGATATGTATTATCCCTTATCGTTCTGACAATACTGGTACAGGGATGGGTGAACCTATTGAGATAA